A window of the Sabethes cyaneus chromosome 1, idSabCyanKW18_F2, whole genome shotgun sequence genome harbors these coding sequences:
- the LOC128735358 gene encoding probable cytochrome P450 304a1: MLLTTSVILWLIAMALLLYRCVRFLFDRPPNFPSGPPRLPLLGGYAIMLMINYWHLHKAAQKLCEFYRTKILGIYLGDFPSIIVTDMEVVKEILSRTEFDGRSDMFLARLREQNFLSRGIFFTQGPHWKEQRRFVLRHLRDYGFGRRFLDLEAETESEILNLIDMLHYGAKFEHEKQIFSDGCAKCPDVFYGCLANVYFQVICGERFSRKDMGGLFETGRYALNFQQKGDDYGTVLSYLPWLKDFFPEATNYRIMREANLKVNKLLESVLEKYINSYDESHIRCFLDRYIQEMKKSTPLEGQNFTFQYDQLVMILWDLLIPTMSGAAIQLSMLLERILLNPHVGAKVRHELDDVVGRGRLPSLDDRVQLPYTEATLREALRIDTLVPSGIAHVALEDTKLRGYDIPKGTFVVLGLDTIHHQTNVWGDPENFRPERFLCERGSLQLSKDITVPFGAGKRLCAGETFSRNTLFLMFTAIMQNFDIEYKLGDPSPKLNKRITGVVTSTDPFWLSFKPR; encoded by the exons ATGCTGTTAACCACCAGTGTAATACTATGGCTGATAGCCATGGCTTTGCTACTCTACCGTTGTGTACGTTTTCTATTTGATCGACCCCCAAATTTTCCCAGTGGACCACCACGGCTGCCGCTTCTCGGTGGATACGCTATAATGCTGATGATCAACTATTGGCACTTGCACAAGGCAGCCCAAAAGTTATGTGAGTTCTACCGGACAAAGATCCTGGGCATTTACCTGGGTGATTTCCCTTCAATTATTGTGACTGACATGGAAGTGGTCAAGGAGATTCTAAGCAGAACTGAATTCGACGGTCGATCGGATATGTTCCTTGCACGTCTACGAGAACAAAATTTTTTAAGCAGAGGGATATTCTTTACACAAGGACCGCATTGGAAAGAACAGCGCCGTTTTGTTCTACGTCATTTGCGTGATTACGGATTTGGTAGACGATTCCTAGATCTCGAGGCTGAAActgaaagtgaaattttaaatttgatagACATGCTTCATTACGGTGCAAAATTTGAACATGAGAAACAGATTTTTAGTGATGGTTGTGCGAAATGCCCAGATGTATTTTATGGTTGTTTGGCAAACGTGTATTTCCAAGTAATTTGCGGTGAACGTTTTTCGCGAAAAGATATGGGAGGTTTGTTTGA AACCGGTCGTTACGCTCTCAATTTCCAGCAAAAAGGAGACGATTACGGAACAGTGCTGAGCTATCTTCCTTGGTTGAAGGACTTTTTCCCAGAAGCAACCAACTACCGGATAATGCGTGAGGCAAACCTGAAAGTGAATAAACTACTGGAATCTGTATTAGAAAAGTATATAAATTCCTACGATGAATCCCATATTCGATGTTTCTTAGATCGCTATATTCAGGAAATGAAAAAATCAACACCGCTCGAAGGACAAAACTTTACATTTCAAT ACGATCAATTAGTGATGATACTGTGGGACCTGCTGATACCAACCATGTCAGGAGCGGCTATTCAGCTCTCGATGTTATTGGAACGTATTCTCCTGAATCCCCATGTTGGAGCTAAAGTGCGACATGAGTTGGATGACGTTGTCGGTCGTGGACGTCTACCATCTCTGGATGATCGTGTCCAGCTTCCATATACGGAAGCCACTTTACGCGAAGCTCTCCGAATCGACACGCTGGTTCCATCAGGGATTGCTCACGTGGCGCTTGAAGATACAAAACTTCGTGGATACGACATTCCCAAAGGAACATTCGTTGTACTGGGCTTAGATACTATTCATCATCAGACAAATGTGTGGGGTGATCCAGAAAATTTTCGACCAGAGCGTTTTCTTTGTGAACGCGGTAGTCTTCAGCTATCGAAAGATATTACTGTACCCTTCGGGGCGGGAAAGCGGCTATGCGCAGGTGAAACTTTTTCTCGTAATACACTTTTCTTGATGTTTACTGCTATTATGCAAAACTTTGATATTGAATATAAATTGGGTGACCCATCACCGAAGCTAAACAAACGTATAACCGGAGTTGTTACATCAACAGATCCATTTTGGCTCAGTTTCAAGCCCAGGTAA
- the LOC128739923 gene encoding probable cytochrome P450 304a1, whose translation MLVTPTIFLWLVVLALVSYWSYKFLFGRPVNFPPGPPRFPLLGSYGILLMINHLHLHKAVAKLRRFYGTNILGMYLGSFETVYVSDYDTAKEVLNRVEFDGRPNLFLALLREKNFKRRGIFFTEGSDWKEQRRYILRHLRDFGFGRRFEDLEAETNAEIATLVDVLRYGQKYDYEREFMKDGYVKCPAVFSICFSNAFLYVLSGERIPREEAGPLFESGKDALIFQRLGDDFGTILSLLPWTKHFFPNATNYNRLRNASMRLNAFIESVIQKQLCSYDDSHIRNFLDLYYKEMQKTVPKEGERFSFQYDQLVLGIVDFFLPAISGATSQIALLLERLIQHPEVFSRMQNEIDEVVGNGRFPSLNDRINLPYTEATLREGMRIDTLVPSGIGHLALEDTTLRGYNIPKGTILMLGLDAIHNQPEVWGDPLNFRPERFLGHDGKLALSKDISVPFGAGKRLCAGETFARNTMFLIVSALAQQFNIQQPPTDRMPDLSKRMTGVIITPKDYWLKFVPR comes from the exons ATGTTAGTTACTCCGACTATTTTTCTGTGGTTAGTGGTACTCGCATTAGTTAGCTATTGGAGTTATAAGTTTCTTTTTGGTCGACCCGTTAATTTCCCTCCGGGCCCACCGCGGTTCCCGTTACTCGGAAGCTATGGAATACTCTTAATGATCAATCATTTGCATCTGCATAAGGCTGTGGCAAAGTTACGTCGCTTCTATGGAACCAACATTTTGGGAATGTATCTCGGCAGCTTCGAGACCGTTTACGTCAGTGACTATGATACGGCAAAGGAAGTGCTGAATCGCGTGGAGTTCGATGGACGTCCGAACTTATTTTTGGCGTTGTTGCGCGAGAAGAATTTTAAACGTCGAGGAATTTTCTTTACGGAAGGATCCGATTGGAAGGAACAGCGGAGGTATATTTTGAGACATTTGCGCGATTTTGGTTTCGGTCGTCGCTTCGAAGACCTGGAAGCGGAAACCAACGCGGAAATTGCGACGCTAGTTGATGTGCTGAGATATGGCCAAAAGTACGACTACGAAAGGGAATTCATGAAGGACGGCTACGTTAAATGTCCTGCTGTTTTTTCGATCTGTTTTTCCAACGCATTTCTCTATGTGCTTTCTGGGGAACGGATCCCGAGAGAGGAAGCCGGGCCACTATTCGA AAGCGGAAAAGATGCGTTAATATTTCAACGGCTTGGTGACGACTTCGGGACCATCCTAAGTCTGCTTCCATGGACGAAGCATTTTTTCCCCAATGCCACTAACTACAATCGTCTTCGCAATGCCAGTATGAGATTAAACGCGTTTATTGAGTCTGTCATCCAGAAGCAGCTCTGCAGCTACGACGACAGCCATATTCggaattttcttgatttgtaCTACAAAGAGATGCAGAAAACGGTCCCCAAGGAAGGGGAACGCTTCAGTTTCCAAT ATGATCAGTTGGTGCTCGGTATTGTTGACTTTTTCTTACCGGCGATTTCCGGTGCTACATCACAAATCGCGCTACTGCTGGAACGCCTTATCCAGCATCCGGAAGTGTTCAGTAGGATGCAAAATGAAATTGATGAAGTGGTTGGCAATGGACGGTTTCCATCGTTGAATGATCGAATTAATTTGCCTTATACAGAAGCTACACTGCGAGAGGGAATGAGAATCGACACGCTTGTACCGTCAGGTATTGGTCATCTAGCTCTCGAAGACACAACGTTGCGGGGTTATAACATCCCTAAGGGAACTATCTTGATGTTAGGATTGGATGCAATACACAACCAACCGGAAGTTTGGGGTGATCCGCTAAATTTCCGCCCGGAACGATTCCTAGGTCATGATGGAAAGCTTGCATTGTCAAAGGATATTTCTGTTCCATTTGGAGCCGGTAAGCGACTATGTGCTGGTGAAACCTTTGCGAGAAACACGATGTTCCTCATTGTGTCGGCACTAGCGCAACAATTCAACATTCAGCAGCCGCCTACGGATCGAATGCCGGATTTAAGCAAACGAATGACTGGTGTGATTATTACCCCCAAGGATTACTGGTTGAAATTCGTGCCACGATGA